The Calothrix sp. PCC 7507 DNA segment CAACGATAGGCATAGGGATTAAAACCTAGCTGCTTGATTTGTTCTACTTTTTCTAGCCTAGCGGCACGGATATCTTCTTCCGACATGGTAACGAACTATATCATAGGGCAAGATTAATTATAGATGCTGCGATCCAATGGAGCGATTATCTGCAATCTTGATAAACTTCTGATTTGGTGTTGCCATCAAACACTACCAAAAATTTGCCATCGGGTATTAAGCGTAATATATAGATCAAGCTAATGACGTTTTTAGCAGAAGGTCAGGTGATTATGGCGATCGCATGAGATAAAGCTACATCTGGGGAAATGACTCTTAAGGAGTTCTTTAACTATGACGATGGCACAGATGCCATATATGAGTTTGAAGATGGAGAATTGCCGCTGATGACGGCGGAAAGTTAGATAAATCGGCGACTTGCCATGTTTATCCTTACTTTCGCGCTACTGGTAGGGCATGACGCATTGCGATCGCTCTCAACTTTAAGTTGGTCAATTGTACGATCGCTTTGACAAAATCTGCCTGTTCTGGTCGTAAATTCAGTGTTCTTAAGGCTTGAGTGAGATCGTCGCCATGTCGTAGATTGTGGGCAAGTTGGGCACGTTGTGACGAGTCTAAAATAGCCAAAATTTCCCGATTTCTTCTTTGACGTACAGCTTGGAGTTCTTGACGCTGTAAGGGAGTCAGGTCAATATCTGAAGATGCAGTACTAGCTTGAGCAAGAATTATGGTATGTGTTGGTGCTGCTAAAGCTATCCCAGGTATAAAGAAAATCAGGGTAAGAATAATTGCTAATATAGATAGTTTTTTTGTAAAAATACTTGACATCTTGAAAAATTCCTGAATCAGATTTGGATTTTCGCCACCCAAAAAGGGATCGTGCCTGTGACGATGTGCTTATCAAAAAAGCAGTAGCCCACTTCAAGTATTATCTGGGCTGAAGTCACATAAAAATAAAATCTGCTCGGAAGCAGTCAGTTTTATATTGCCCTAGCTTTGCCACTTGGGAATGCTTACTGTAAACAACTCAAAATGTGTGATTTGATTAAATCAGTGAACAGTTATCACGGTTCCAGTCTGGTATTTAACCCCGACTGTAGCAATATCCTGCAGGGTAACCCACCACTTGACCCTCCGAATTTTAGATTTTGGATTTTGGATTTTGGATTTGAGATTTTTTGGGGTACGAGCAAGACCCCATGTGTCTGTAATCAATCTAAAATCGTATGCATCTTCAATCCCCAGAGCCAAGTACCGCAAGTGGCGCGGGGTCAATCCAAAAGACGCTACGCACAGTCGCTCGCTTGCGGAGCTATGCCGCAGGCTTTACGACTTCGCTCAGTAACCATTAGACGTGAGGGACTCTGTAGGGCAAATGATAACTGATAACTGTTGATCTACTCAGACCTTTTCATTTTGTTAATTTCTCGTTGTAATTCTTCAATTTGACGACGCAAAGTTTCTGCGGTATTTGCGGGTGTTTGAGCTGCAACATTTACTGCTCCTTCAGCAGGCGATCGCTGATAGTTTCCTCGGCGAATTTGCTGATATTCTTCTGATACTGCCCACTCCCGTAGATAGTGTAAGCGTTCAACAGGGAAAGGATGGCTCAACATCATACCTTGAGCGCCGTTGTACATCAAGAATTTATATATTTGATTCAGTCCATCCACGTCTAACGCTTGATAACTTTCTGACTGACGGATGAATTCCTGTAGACTACATTCATTAGCGTATTTAACACTACCACCAGACACTTTCATCATTGTTAACATGACTGGATTTAAGTCATCCATCACTAACAAAGCTGCTCGATCTGCTGATAACTCAGCTTTCCGCCGCCATTCAAAAAAGGCATAAATCAAGCCTTGCGTCACAAAATTACCCATACCAAAAGTCAATTCACCTAGGGCGGAAGCAGCACTCATTGCCCACATCGCTATTTGAATTAAAATAGTATGACCACATTTAATATGCCCCAGTTCATGGGCTAACACCGCCCGAATTTCAGCTTCGTCCAGTAAGTCTAGTATCCCTGTATTTATGACTATGTAAGGATTTTCTTGCCCTAGTGCATAGCTATTTGCTTGTGGATTTTGTGAGACAAACAGTGCCGGTTCTGGATAAATATCCAAATCCCGCACACATTCTCGAAATATCTGGTAAATAGTGGAATATTGACGCGGCCCGACTTGGATGGTGTTGCCCATTAAATAGACTAACTGAGGGCGTTCGTAGATAAATTCCACAAATTTATGAGCAATTAAATCAAATCCCGGTAGACTTCGTAAAGCTTGCTCGGCTTGGCGATCCAGTGGATGTCTGAAGGCTTCGCTGGAAATTCCGGTGTAAGTTGGCATAATTCAGGGAAATTGGTGATTTGTCATTGGTCATTAGTCATTGGCAACTACAAAGGACAAGTGACGAATGACTAATGACAAGATAATAGATATGGGGCTTTGTGCGTAAAAGTCACTTTGTATGGGATTAAAAGCGTGTGATTGAGGCAGAAGTTCATTTGTCATTACATAACTTCCTGCGATCGCAGGCGGGGTTTCCTTCCTGGCATCATCATCTAACGATGGCAAGGTTGGTAGCACGTGCCCTGCGGTTGGGACGTAGTGCCCTAATTCAAGTAGGCGCAGTTTCCGGCTATCAGGGGCGATATCGCACTAGTTTTGTCGCATCAGCATTGATGTGGCATGGCCCTGTAATCATTGTTGCCCCCGAAGCGGTGCAGCAACGTTTACTAAAAGTGGAAATTCCGCGACTACAGCAATGGCTACAAGCCAAAAAGCCCATCAGAACAGGTGACGCTTGGCCTAGTGCTGAGTTCCAAGGACTCCTACTTACTTCCCCGGAAGCTTGGTTAAAAGGTCAATTTGCAGATGTTAAACATTTTCCCCC contains these protein-coding regions:
- a CDS encoding M48 family metallopeptidase, whose product is MPTYTGISSEAFRHPLDRQAEQALRSLPGFDLIAHKFVEFIYERPQLVYLMGNTIQVGPRQYSTIYQIFRECVRDLDIYPEPALFVSQNPQANSYALGQENPYIVINTGILDLLDEAEIRAVLAHELGHIKCGHTILIQIAMWAMSAASALGELTFGMGNFVTQGLIYAFFEWRRKAELSADRAALLVMDDLNPVMLTMMKVSGGSVKYANECSLQEFIRQSESYQALDVDGLNQIYKFLMYNGAQGMMLSHPFPVERLHYLREWAVSEEYQQIRRGNYQRSPAEGAVNVAAQTPANTAETLRRQIEELQREINKMKRSE